In Nitrosarchaeum sp., a genomic segment contains:
- a CDS encoding cyclase family protein: MKPLDLTLTISTSIPTFPDSPKPQFILWSTLKDDKYNLELLFLSSHTGTHLDAPYHFVKNGIKIHQIPLDRLVGNGILIKIQKGKNQSITKNDLILFERKHGNIPKNSSIFFYTDWQKNLNSNYYFINNPGLSESAATYLVSKKINLVGIDSPSIDLGQDKIFKVHKILAKNNILIVENLSNLNKISSKQFDFVILPLKLKDATGSPVRAIAIQ; the protein is encoded by the coding sequence GTGAAACCACTAGATCTTACATTGACAATATCTACATCCATTCCTACTTTTCCAGATTCGCCAAAACCACAATTCATTCTTTGGTCGACACTAAAGGATGATAAATATAATCTTGAATTATTATTTCTCAGTTCTCATACTGGAACTCATCTTGATGCACCATACCATTTTGTAAAAAATGGAATAAAAATACATCAAATTCCACTTGATAGATTAGTAGGAAATGGTATCTTGATTAAAATACAAAAAGGAAAAAATCAATCCATTACTAAAAACGATTTAATTTTATTTGAAAGAAAACACGGTAATATTCCAAAAAATTCATCCATATTTTTTTATACTGATTGGCAAAAAAACTTGAATAGCAATTATTATTTTATTAATAATCCCGGTCTATCTGAATCAGCTGCTACATATCTTGTTTCAAAAAAGATCAATTTGGTTGGAATTGACTCACCTAGTATAGACTTGGGTCAAGATAAAATTTTTAAAGTTCATAAAATACTTGCAAAAAATAATATTTTAATTGTTGAGAATCTATCCAATTTGAATAAAATTTCTTCAAAACAATTTGACTTTGTAATTTTACCATTAAAGCTAAAGGATGCAACTGGTTCTCCAGT
- a CDS encoding Lrp/AsnC ligand binding domain-containing protein, translated as MPTAYVLLNSDLGSDESIIEDIKRILATEDIEYEVQGVYGVYDIVLKLSSKDAEKLRGIITNKVRKIGKIQSTLTMMVIEEQEKS; from the coding sequence GTGCCTACTGCGTATGTTTTATTGAATTCTGACCTAGGATCTGATGAATCAATTATAGAAGATATCAAACGTATTCTTGCTACTGAAGACATCGAGTATGAAGTTCAAGGAGTTTATGGAGTATATGATATAGTCTTAAAATTATCATCTAAAGATGCCGAAAAATTACGAGGAATTATTACAAATAAAGTTAGAAAAATTGGAAAAATACAATCAACACTAACAATGATGGTAATAGAAGAGCAAGAAAAATCATAG
- a CDS encoding aminotransferase class V-fold PLP-dependent enzyme produces MNLASKDVSEDFHNSDKIYLNNASVSLMPLQSIEAMKDFQISYNSMGPDSIDSQSFIAEKLQNVRKIIAKIINSQPEEVILTQSTTDGINIVANGLSFEKNSNIIIRGFSHEHHANFYPWLRLQKKTKIKNLSIDKNGFFNFDEFQTFLDRDTTLVAISHALYNTGSILPVEKIGNMLQSNTSFFIDSAQTIGCIGNFDVKKTKCDFMSFNGSKWLCGPMGTGLFYCNKKSHELLEPMTIGGESAMIYDKINLAFKDMPDKFQTGFRNYVGIVGLESSANYLLKFGMENIRKKNLYLSNLLREELSKVKNIVLYGPENPEERTSIVSFNIDGQNPQTIVEKLEKQNIVLAVREILEQKIVRASPHFFNTESEILEVVDAIKNL; encoded by the coding sequence ATGAATTTGGCTTCAAAAGATGTATCAGAAGATTTTCATAATTCTGACAAAATTTATCTAAATAATGCTTCTGTTTCTTTAATGCCTTTACAAAGCATAGAAGCCATGAAAGATTTTCAAATTTCATACAATTCTATGGGGCCTGATTCAATAGACTCTCAATCATTTATTGCTGAAAAATTACAAAATGTTAGAAAAATTATTGCCAAAATTATCAATAGTCAACCAGAAGAAGTTATCTTGACTCAAAGTACCACAGATGGAATAAACATAGTTGCCAATGGACTCTCATTTGAAAAAAATTCAAATATTATAATTCGTGGATTTTCACATGAACATCATGCAAATTTCTATCCCTGGCTTAGATTACAGAAAAAAACTAAAATTAAAAATTTATCAATAGATAAAAATGGTTTTTTTAATTTTGATGAATTTCAAACCTTTCTTGATAGAGATACAACCTTAGTAGCTATTAGTCATGCATTATACAATACAGGATCAATATTGCCTGTAGAAAAAATTGGAAATATGCTTCAAAGTAATACCTCGTTTTTCATTGATAGTGCACAAACTATTGGTTGTATAGGTAATTTTGATGTAAAAAAAACTAAATGTGATTTTATGTCATTTAATGGTTCAAAGTGGTTATGTGGGCCTATGGGAACTGGATTATTTTATTGTAACAAAAAATCACATGAATTACTAGAACCAATGACTATTGGAGGAGAATCAGCAATGATTTATGATAAAATAAATCTTGCATTCAAAGACATGCCAGATAAATTTCAAACAGGATTTCGTAATTATGTTGGAATTGTTGGTTTAGAGTCATCTGCAAACTATCTTCTTAAATTTGGAATGGAAAACATTCGTAAAAAGAATCTTTACCTTTCAAATCTTTTAAGAGAAGAACTATCTAAAGTAAAAAATATTGTTCTATATGGGCCAGAAAATCCTGAAGAAAGAACAAGTATTGTTTCTTTTAATATTGATGGACAAAATCCACAAACAATTGTAGAAAAACTAGAAAAACAAAATATTGTATTGGCTGTTAGAGAAATTTTAGAACAAAAGATCGTACGAGCATCACCTCATTTTTTTAATACTGAATCTGAAATACTTGAGGTTGTTGATGCTATAAAAAATCTATGA
- a CDS encoding 4Fe-4S binding protein: MPVGIIPDISEQMCIGCALCVEICTTLGPDVLRVKPVEGWKRGKAFVFYPERCISDGACIGVCPTKAIFWMRPMDFTVGQPVPLYKNSVFVKGWTELID, from the coding sequence ATGCCAGTAGGAATTATTCCAGACATCAGCGAACAAATGTGTATCGGATGCGCACTATGTGTAGAAATCTGTACAACATTAGGACCAGATGTACTTAGAGTAAAACCAGTCGAAGGCTGGAAGAGAGGAAAAGCATTTGTCTTTTACCCAGAAAGATGCATCTCCGATGGAGCATGTATCGGTGTTTGCCCAACAAAGGCAATCTTTTGGATGAGACCAATGGACTTTACCGTTGGACAACCAGTTCCACTCTACAAGAACTCAGTCTTCGTTAAAGGTTGGACCGAATTAATCGATTAG
- a CDS encoding P-II family nitrogen regulator: protein MKRIEAIVQSDVSKQVIKEIRKAGVGGVTLIQSLGQGMGERPEIGGRQIEFNSVDVILTIVHDSEVKSVVSAIMDVAHTGQKGDGKIFVSNVEESYDISTKEKSTKLI, encoded by the coding sequence ATGAAACGAATAGAAGCAATTGTACAAAGTGATGTTTCTAAACAAGTAATCAAAGAAATAAGAAAAGCTGGTGTTGGTGGCGTTACACTAATTCAATCGTTAGGACAAGGAATGGGAGAGCGACCAGAAATAGGAGGACGTCAAATAGAATTTAACTCAGTAGATGTAATACTTACAATTGTTCATGATTCAGAAGTAAAATCAGTAGTTTCAGCGATTATGGATGTAGCTCACACAGGACAAAAAGGTGATGGAAAAATTTTTGTTTCAAATGTAGAAGAATCATATGATATTAGTACAAAAGAAAAATCAACTAAATTAATTTAA
- a CDS encoding HAMP domain-containing protein, translated as MSVITLLVTAYLSFNYAEQILIERASDLLLGESVTRGNAIRLLFESRIDQNQILANDPMIKILVNDLNQVSEDDLQKEREIKRRDFLTQIQAFQTLVGFSIGFEDVKIIGANGNVYFSLGKLTDNNFLQDPLFQKGLKKPIVDFEPTATGKKMIIVSPIFALDDKKNDEPIGVVISRMRTESLDNILTDSSGLGKTGEVYIVSDGFLMLSESRFIENAIFKQKVDTIPVQKCFRESEDFSGIYLDYRKINIYGSSYCANDLGFVLLAEIDESETIQPVIILQNRIFQTGLVITIIMTIVAFLISKSMSRPLIKLKNAANKVASGDFNVRTNITTKDEIGELSQAFDLMTEKLQKSLIEIKEKEDVIKQQEDILLQFSDHSEQYCVCMVDIMNSTKITLNLSESQTSEFYKIFLNSIASTVRNFGGIVIKNIGDALLFYFPVIHSEEESTLKKCLDCCLALGELHDDIVKKLENQKLPIFDYRTSSTYGIVRIAKTSTSSINDIFGNTVNRCAKINRLAPANGLVIGEEFYKSAKNFDGYIFKKIENTFSSTEPDYPVYRVSKK; from the coding sequence GTGTCTGTAATTACACTTTTGGTTACAGCTTATTTGAGCTTTAACTATGCTGAACAAATTCTAATAGAAAGAGCTAGTGATCTATTATTAGGCGAATCAGTTACACGTGGTAATGCTATTAGACTTCTTTTTGAATCACGAATTGACCAAAATCAAATTTTAGCAAATGACCCAATGATAAAAATTCTTGTTAATGATTTAAACCAAGTCTCAGAAGATGATTTGCAGAAAGAAAGAGAAATCAAACGTAGAGACTTCCTTACTCAAATCCAAGCATTTCAAACATTAGTTGGGTTTTCAATAGGTTTTGAGGATGTAAAAATTATTGGTGCAAATGGTAATGTTTACTTTTCACTAGGTAAACTAACTGATAATAATTTTCTTCAAGATCCACTATTTCAAAAAGGATTAAAAAAACCAATAGTGGATTTTGAGCCAACTGCAACTGGTAAAAAGATGATTATAGTTTCTCCAATTTTTGCTCTAGATGATAAAAAAAATGATGAACCAATTGGAGTAGTTATCTCTAGAATGAGAACTGAATCATTAGATAATATTTTGACTGATTCAAGTGGTTTAGGAAAAACAGGCGAAGTTTATATCGTAAGTGACGGATTCTTGATGTTATCTGAATCTAGATTCATAGAAAACGCTATCTTTAAACAAAAAGTTGATACTATTCCTGTCCAAAAATGTTTTAGGGAATCAGAAGATTTTTCAGGAATTTATTTGGATTATAGAAAAATCAATATTTATGGATCATCATACTGTGCTAATGATTTAGGATTTGTTTTACTTGCAGAAATTGACGAATCAGAAACAATTCAGCCTGTTATAATACTCCAAAATAGAATTTTTCAAACTGGTTTAGTGATCACTATAATAATGACAATTGTAGCATTTCTAATTTCAAAATCTATGTCACGACCTCTAATTAAATTAAAAAATGCTGCAAACAAAGTTGCAAGTGGTGACTTTAATGTTCGAACAAATATCACAACTAAAGATGAAATCGGTGAGCTATCTCAGGCATTTGATTTAATGACTGAAAAGCTTCAGAAATCATTAATTGAAATTAAAGAAAAAGAAGATGTTATAAAACAACAAGAAGATATCTTATTGCAATTTTCTGATCATAGTGAGCAATATTGTGTATGTATGGTTGATATTATGAATTCAACAAAAATCACTCTTAATTTATCTGAATCACAAACTAGTGAATTTTATAAAATTTTTCTTAACTCTATTGCTTCTACTGTAAGAAATTTTGGTGGAATTGTAATAAAAAATATTGGGGATGCATTATTATTCTATTTTCCGGTTATACATTCAGAAGAAGAATCTACATTAAAAAAATGTCTAGATTGTTGTCTTGCATTAGGAGAGTTACATGATGATATTGTAAAAAAACTTGAAAATCAAAAACTACCTATTTTTGATTATAGAACTAGTTCAACCTATGGAATTGTTAGAATTGCAAAAACATCTACATCTTCTATCAATGATATCTTTGGAAATACTGTAAATCGATGTGCAAAAATAAATAGGCTTGCTCCCGCAAATGGTTTGGTAATTGGTGAAGAATTCTATAAAAGCGCTAAAAATTTTGATGGTTACATATTTAAAAAAATAGAAAATACGTTTTCCTCTACTGAACCTGATTATCCAGTATACCGTGTTTCTAAAAAATAG
- a CDS encoding J domain-containing protein yields the protein MVESNYDILGIIEGSTEHEIRNAFRRLALLYHSDKGGENDQFIKIKQAYEDLKIGKKYPETDLEKIRNSRVYSGDSEEDIRRKNQILGQELFKEMKLAEEWAAELNRTNSTGIKLFGSKTLGEIELERKANGILSIKGNFMAGNLTYDGPIIMQGNITSPSWTEEFRTNIHLTKGDFKFINPLENKYKIENGSTVIADNGDIVVGNIFGRKYKIQDSDGRVGIFKTQEQRTFVSAPNGKIIAENIINTVSLEADIIMVLNLEDDVEISAREILFYGSKITYDSKIKLKKGGMIRFFENFSIQSLSNDALIKLENGKEIRLFDIKTKKIKDLPNEFVPNKNEYDKDATMVGNGFTITYEMLDNLSKKPTKNQNGKWGSKFKISKN from the coding sequence ATGGTGGAGAGTAACTATGACATATTGGGAATTATTGAAGGCTCAACCGAACATGAAATTCGTAATGCATTCCGACGATTAGCATTGCTTTATCATTCTGATAAAGGAGGAGAAAATGATCAATTCATAAAAATCAAACAAGCATATGAAGATCTTAAAATCGGTAAAAAATATCCTGAAACTGATCTTGAAAAAATTAGAAATTCTAGAGTTTATTCTGGCGATTCAGAAGAGGATATACGAAGAAAAAATCAAATTTTAGGCCAAGAATTATTCAAAGAAATGAAATTAGCAGAAGAGTGGGCAGCAGAACTTAATAGAACAAATTCAACTGGCATTAAATTATTTGGTTCAAAAACCCTTGGAGAAATTGAACTTGAACGAAAAGCTAACGGTATACTGTCAATCAAAGGAAATTTTATGGCAGGCAATCTAACTTATGATGGACCTATTATTATGCAGGGAAATATAACAAGTCCATCTTGGACTGAAGAATTTAGAACAAATATTCATTTGACAAAAGGAGATTTTAAATTTATTAACCCACTTGAAAATAAATACAAAATTGAAAATGGCTCTACAGTGATCGCAGATAATGGTGATATCGTGGTTGGAAATATTTTTGGTAGGAAATATAAAATTCAAGATTCAGATGGGAGAGTTGGAATTTTTAAAACTCAAGAACAACGGACTTTTGTATCTGCACCAAATGGAAAAATTATTGCAGAAAATATAATTAATACAGTTTCTCTCGAAGCTGATATTATTATGGTTCTTAATTTGGAAGATGATGTTGAAATTAGTGCACGAGAAATTTTATTTTATGGAAGTAAAATCACTTATGATTCTAAAATTAAATTAAAAAAAGGTGGAATGATAAGATTTTTTGAAAATTTTTCAATTCAAAGTCTTAGTAATGATGCACTTATCAAACTTGAAAATGGTAAGGAAATTAGGTTATTTGATATTAAAACTAAAAAAATTAAGGATTTACCGAATGAATTTGTGCCTAACAAAAATGAGTATGATAAGGATGCCACGATGGTAGGTAATGGATTTACAATTACATATGAAATGTTAGATAATTTATCAAAAAAACCAACAAAAAATCAAAACGGTAAATGGGGTTCTAAATTTAAAATTTCTAAAAATTAA
- a CDS encoding ArsR family transcriptional regulator produces the protein MQQLISGKKIDDDSRKDAILDVISDKYCRSILENTMEKPKSAIEISGETKIPISTVYRRLQTLHDNKLLGISGSISDDGKKYFLYKSKVKAISTSYIGNNIEVEIVPNTC, from the coding sequence ATGCAACAATTAATTTCAGGAAAAAAAATAGACGATGATTCAAGGAAAGATGCAATTCTTGATGTCATATCAGACAAATATTGTCGATCTATTTTAGAAAACACCATGGAAAAACCAAAATCAGCAATAGAGATAAGTGGTGAAACCAAAATCCCAATAAGTACTGTTTATAGAAGACTACAAACATTACATGATAACAAATTGCTGGGAATTTCTGGTTCAATTAGTGATGATGGTAAAAAATACTTTCTATACAAAAGTAAAGTTAAGGCCATATCTACATCATATATTGGAAATAACATCGAAGTTGAAATTGTACCTAATACTTGTTAG
- a CDS encoding CBS domain-containing protein, producing MKKIYSSPVISVNPESSIFDALLQMQTNFVKHIVISIKNMPVGIVTERDINKFLEENKTAHAINEIPIKHVMTKNVITISEGIEDYFEQCAARMETFKIGSIVIVNDKGELTGIISRTDLVKSFAVVFGGKYLVKNFMSRNIVTCRKTDSIKFAISIMNKNQVSRLIVTNDDGCPIGLISTNTLLTHSDYFTKGNTRSRDYLIPINAKKLTVADLLTDELLTINEEEDLVVAANKMIKNKISGIPVVDFNNNLVGIVSKTDVVRALSIVKPHEKLRLQYKELY from the coding sequence ATGAAAAAAATTTATTCATCTCCTGTAATTTCTGTTAATCCAGAGTCATCAATTTTTGATGCATTATTACAAATGCAAACTAATTTTGTAAAACATATAGTAATTTCTATTAAAAATATGCCTGTTGGAATTGTAACTGAACGAGATATCAATAAATTTTTAGAAGAAAATAAAACTGCACATGCAATAAATGAAATTCCGATTAAACATGTTATGACAAAAAATGTGATTACCATATCTGAAGGAATAGAAGATTATTTTGAACAATGTGCAGCAAGAATGGAAACTTTCAAAATTGGTTCTATAGTTATTGTAAATGATAAAGGAGAATTAACTGGAATTATTTCAAGAACAGATTTAGTGAAATCATTTGCTGTTGTATTTGGTGGAAAGTATTTAGTGAAAAATTTTATGAGTAGAAATATTGTTACGTGTAGAAAAACTGATTCAATTAAATTTGCAATAAGTATAATGAATAAAAATCAAGTTTCAAGATTGATTGTAACTAATGATGATGGTTGCCCTATTGGTCTTATTAGTACTAATACATTATTAACACATAGTGATTATTTTACTAAAGGCAATACACGGTCTAGAGATTATTTGATTCCAATAAATGCAAAAAAATTAACTGTTGCGGATTTACTAACTGATGAACTTTTAACAATAAACGAAGAAGAAGATTTAGTAGTAGCGGCTAACAAAATGATAAAAAACAAAATTAGCGGGATTCCTGTTGTAGATTTTAATAATAATTTAGTAGGGATAGTTAGTAAAACTGATGTTGTAAGGGCTCTTTCTATTGTAAAACCGCATGAGAAATTAAGATTACAGTACAAGGAATTGTATTGA
- a CDS encoding ribose-phosphate pyrophosphokinase, with protein MAKFTVISGSSSEELAKKLAKKLDANFIKSQLKIFPDGESKITFQKKPQKNKIIVIQSTYPPVDENLIQTLSIISKAKEFATEVIAVIPYMGYARQDREFLPGEVITMKVIAKLFKSVGTSRIIVVDIHSIMGLKYFNIKTKNVTAIPDLAKYFTKLKLKNPLVVSPDHGGKERAKEFAKLLKTEYIILEKQRDRKTGKVEIKSTNFNEILGRDLILVDDMISTGGSIIKATEFLKKQKCARIFVACTHALLRNGAEKKIKNAGVTKIISTNTIPGKTSSVDVSDTIAKAII; from the coding sequence TTGGCAAAATTTACTGTTATATCTGGAAGTTCATCTGAAGAATTAGCAAAAAAACTTGCAAAAAAACTAGATGCAAATTTTATAAAATCACAATTAAAGATTTTTCCCGATGGTGAAAGTAAAATTACTTTTCAAAAAAAACCTCAAAAAAATAAAATTATTGTCATACAATCAACATATCCACCTGTCGATGAGAATTTAATTCAGACACTTTCAATAATTTCAAAAGCAAAAGAATTTGCAACAGAAGTAATTGCAGTCATACCTTACATGGGTTATGCTCGTCAAGATAGAGAATTCTTACCCGGAGAAGTGATAACAATGAAAGTAATTGCAAAGTTATTCAAAAGTGTAGGAACCTCTAGAATAATTGTTGTAGATATTCATAGTATAATGGGTTTAAAATATTTTAATATAAAAACAAAAAATGTGACTGCAATTCCAGATCTAGCAAAATATTTTACAAAATTAAAATTAAAAAATCCATTAGTAGTATCTCCAGACCATGGGGGAAAAGAAAGAGCAAAAGAATTTGCAAAGTTATTGAAAACAGAATACATAATTCTTGAGAAACAAAGAGATCGTAAAACCGGAAAAGTAGAAATTAAATCTACAAATTTTAATGAGATTTTAGGTAGAGATTTGATTTTAGTTGATGATATGATTAGTACCGGAGGGAGCATTATCAAAGCTACGGAATTTCTTAAAAAGCAAAAATGTGCACGAATATTTGTAGCATGTACGCATGCATTACTTAGAAATGGTGCTGAAAAGAAAATTAAAAATGCAGGAGTAACTAAAATAATTAGTACGAATACAATTCCTGGAAAAACATCGTCAGTTGATGTTTCAGATACAATTGCAAAGGCAATAATATAA
- a CDS encoding DNA methyltransferase: MPESFFILSKDYLEIAIDEIISIAKTYDRFAKVQIISNLVIIQSKTNWKEIANRATFVKISGQILRKMSGLFLDEENFEVLKNAKTFVCRIINLSSNNFNIPELEKAMGDMITKFSKAQVSLENPDISIYLIFTDQENFFGFSKRYEIKSRPKKIKKHPHELDWKLTRAMINLAGLKEGETVCDPFCGTGTTLLEAESMGIHAIGLDFDEKMCKISKENLDANQYNSKIIKSDFSQLTKMINEFDGIVTDLPYGTASKSSENPEELLKKFVSILPKRKKIGIMCKKGFEKKLKINPIKKYEIYRHKSLTRIILIK, from the coding sequence ATGCCTGAGAGTTTTTTTATTTTATCTAAAGATTATCTAGAAATTGCAATTGACGAAATAATTTCAATAGCAAAAACATATGATAGATTTGCCAAAGTACAAATTATATCAAATTTAGTAATAATTCAATCAAAGACAAATTGGAAGGAAATTGCAAATCGTGCAACTTTTGTAAAAATTTCGGGTCAAATACTTCGTAAAATGTCTGGTTTATTTTTAGATGAAGAAAATTTTGAAGTGTTAAAAAATGCCAAAACTTTTGTATGTAGAATTATTAATTTATCATCAAATAATTTCAACATTCCAGAATTAGAAAAGGCGATGGGAGACATGATAACTAAATTTTCAAAAGCTCAAGTTTCTCTTGAAAATCCAGATATCAGCATATATCTGATTTTTACCGATCAGGAAAATTTTTTTGGGTTTTCAAAAAGATATGAAATTAAAAGCAGACCAAAGAAAATTAAAAAACACCCACATGAATTAGACTGGAAGCTTACGAGAGCTATGATAAATTTAGCTGGATTAAAAGAGGGAGAGACTGTTTGTGATCCATTTTGTGGTACTGGAACTACATTGTTAGAAGCTGAATCGATGGGAATTCATGCAATTGGATTAGATTTTGATGAAAAAATGTGTAAAATTTCCAAAGAAAATTTAGATGCAAATCAATACAATTCAAAAATAATCAAGTCTGATTTCAGTCAATTAACTAAAATGATAAATGAATTTGATGGAATTGTTACAGATTTGCCTTATGGAACCGCTTCAAAATCATCAGAAAATCCTGAGGAATTATTGAAGAAATTTGTATCAATTTTGCCCAAGCGTAAGAAAATTGGTATTATGTGCAAGAAGGGATTTGAAAAAAAATTGAAGATAAACCCAATTAAAAAATATGAGATCTATAGGCATAAAAGCTTGACAAGAATAATTTTAATAAAATGA
- the rnz gene encoding ribonuclease Z, translated as MKLVFLGTSAAQPTENRGLSCICLEREGEIIMFDAGEAAQISYLKSGLGWNKKMKIFVTHLHGDHCIGLLGLLQTMTMQHRTEALEIYGPSGIEEFISANIKVLNFGLSFSVIITIVEDGIVFDSKIYSIYACKANHSVTTYSYLFVEKDKPGRFDIEKAKALAIPEGKLWNQLQNGMEIKIEGRIILPEQVLGEKRPGKKIGISGDTIPTKELEKFFENCDYLVFDSTFLDETADKAEETCHSTAKQAAMLGKNAKVKNLILTHFSARYKDETRHLEEAKQIHQSVIAAKDFLEIEIK; from the coding sequence ATGAAACTAGTGTTTTTAGGAACTTCAGCCGCTCAGCCTACTGAAAATAGAGGGTTGTCATGTATTTGCTTAGAAAGAGAAGGTGAAATTATAATGTTTGATGCAGGAGAAGCTGCACAAATTTCTTATTTAAAATCAGGTTTAGGTTGGAATAAAAAAATGAAAATTTTTGTTACACATCTTCACGGAGATCATTGTATAGGATTGTTAGGATTACTTCAGACAATGACTATGCAACATAGAACAGAGGCCTTAGAAATTTACGGACCTAGTGGAATTGAGGAATTTATATCTGCAAATATCAAAGTTCTAAATTTCGGATTATCATTTTCTGTTATTATTACAATAGTAGAAGATGGAATAGTATTTGATTCAAAAATTTATTCAATATATGCTTGTAAAGCTAATCATTCAGTTACTACTTACTCATATCTTTTTGTAGAAAAAGATAAGCCCGGTAGATTCGATATAGAAAAAGCTAAGGCATTAGCAATTCCGGAAGGAAAGTTGTGGAATCAATTACAAAACGGAATGGAAATTAAAATTGAAGGAAGAATTATTCTTCCAGAACAGGTATTAGGAGAAAAAAGACCAGGTAAAAAAATTGGAATTTCAGGAGATACAATACCAACAAAAGAATTAGAAAAATTCTTTGAGAATTGTGATTATCTTGTATTTGATTCTACATTTTTAGATGAAACTGCAGATAAAGCTGAAGAAACATGTCATTCAACGGCAAAACAAGCAGCGATGTTAGGAAAAAATGCTAAAGTAAAAAATCTGATCTTAACACATTTTTCTGCAAGATATAAAGATGAAACTAGACATCTAGAAGAAGCAAAACAAATTCATCAGTCAGTTATTGCAGCAAAAGATTTCTTAGAAATTGAGATAAAATAA
- a CDS encoding NAD-dependent deacylase, with amino-acid sequence MFELAIKKLKEAQKIVFVTGAGISQESGIPTFRGKDGLWRNYDAMKLATIDAFYENPKLVWEWYNERRKNIFSAKPNLGHKAIAELEKFVKVIILTQNIDGLHQRAGSTKVLELHGSIIEIKCTVCKFKNKILTEFTNIPPLCKCGNILRPNVVWFGEPLPQDTWQEAMIHSSNCDIMIIAGTSLVVSPANTLPLYAKQNNAFLIELNPEETMMSSDMDLSVRSTSVIALPQLLSIFK; translated from the coding sequence ATGTTTGAACTAGCCATAAAAAAGCTAAAAGAGGCTCAAAAAATCGTATTTGTTACAGGAGCAGGGATTTCTCAAGAGAGTGGAATTCCTACATTTAGAGGAAAAGATGGATTATGGAGAAATTATGATGCAATGAAATTAGCTACAATTGATGCATTTTATGAAAATCCAAAATTAGTTTGGGAATGGTATAATGAAAGAAGGAAAAATATTTTTTCTGCAAAACCAAATTTAGGACATAAAGCAATAGCAGAATTAGAGAAGTTTGTAAAAGTTATCATATTAACTCAAAATATTGATGGGTTGCATCAAAGAGCAGGAAGTACTAAAGTGTTAGAATTACATGGAAGTATTATCGAAATAAAATGTACTGTTTGTAAATTTAAAAATAAAATTTTAACCGAGTTTACAAATATTCCACCTTTATGCAAATGTGGAAATATTTTAAGACCAAATGTAGTATGGTTTGGGGAACCGCTTCCACAAGATACATGGCAAGAAGCTATGATTCATTCAAGTAATTGTGATATTATGATAATTGCAGGTACATCATTAGTGGTATCACCTGCAAATACATTACCACTTTATGCCAAACAAAATAATGCATTTCTCATAGAATTAAATCCTGAAGAAACAATGATGTCATCTGATATGGATTTATCAGTAAGAAGTACTAGTGTTATTGCACTACCCCAATTACTATCAATTTTTAAATAA
- a CDS encoding RNA-binding domain-containing protein codes for MRAPSLSCKIEITSSINPSEDPKKIETAILNVFPNAKLKIEKFSIVSNSKDLNLLEKIYDVIHSNQSQKIYQRQLEKNLEGDITWFYLNKQAALVGIVALCEEPDESPLGPIKVILTSSNIDSILDWLIL; via the coding sequence ATGAGAGCTCCTAGTCTTAGTTGTAAAATTGAAATTACTTCTTCAATAAATCCATCTGAAGATCCAAAAAAAATTGAAACTGCAATTTTAAATGTTTTTCCTAATGCAAAACTAAAAATTGAAAAGTTTTCTATTGTATCAAACTCAAAGGATCTTAATTTACTTGAAAAGATCTATGATGTTATCCATTCAAATCAATCACAAAAAATCTATCAACGACAACTTGAAAAAAATTTAGAAGGTGATATAACATGGTTTTATCTCAATAAACAGGCTGCATTAGTGGGAATAGTTGCTCTTTGTGAAGAACCAGATGAATCACCATTAGGCCCAATCAAAGTAATATTGACTTCATCTAATATTGATAGTATTTTGGATTGGTTAATTCTTTAA